In a genomic window of Helianthus annuus cultivar XRQ/B chromosome 10, HanXRQr2.0-SUNRISE, whole genome shotgun sequence:
- the LOC110883162 gene encoding cysteine-rich receptor-like protein kinase 36, which translates to MAPEYLIHGDVSAKTDVFSFGMLVLDTVVDNWLEGTLSDIIDPRIDVDSILVTKLIEIGLLCVQRDDAVRPTMEEVVDMLLGTSSLTLPVSAMRGRMSLDFDSNEFEGSDISEDEESCQKFKIDINKFELELRL; encoded by the exons ATGGCACCTGAATATCTAATACACGGAGATGTGTCGGCCAAGACAGATGTCTTTAGTTTTGGTATGTTGGTTTTGGATACT GTGGTGGATAATTGGTTGGAAGGAACACTGTCAGATATAATTGATCCCAGAATTGATGTCGATTCAATCTTGGTGACAAAATTAATCGAGATTGGGTTGTTGTGTGTTCAAAGAGATGATGCAGTTAGGCCAACTATGGAGGAAGTTGTTGACATGTTGCTTGGAACCTCATCTCTAACTCTCCCTGTATCGGCAATGCGAGGAAGGATGTCCCTTGATTTTGATTCAAATGAGTTTGAAGGCAGTGATATCAGTGAAGATGAAGAGTCTTGTCAGAAATTCAAGATTGATATAAACAAGTTTGAACTAGAGCTTCGATTGTGA